The stretch of DNA TACATATGCCATGTAATACTTTCAGTAATTTACCGCACAAGACCACCATTGATTGCTTACCCCGTAAGGGATTTTGTTTGCGTGTTGTGTAGTATTCATGAAGCTGTTTAAACGCCGCGTTATGACGTATGAGTGGAACTATTACTTTGAAGAGGATATATCTGAGTTTCTTTCGCCCTCTTTTCGAGATATGTTTTTGTCCCTTATGTTGACCAGACGAGTTTTCACGTAGTGTTAATCCCGCTAGTTTGATAAGTTGGCGTGGATTTTCATAAAGTGAAAAGCTCCCTACTTCAGAAAGTAAATCAACAATCGTCGCATCTCCTAAACCAGGAACGGAACTGAGTAACTCATATTCCATTGTTGTTTGTGCCATTTCGGCTAATTGATTATTTACAGAGGCAATTTCGGTTTCTAATAAGCGATACTGACGTAGGAGCGTGGCGATTTCATGTCGGGCCATCTTTTCTCCTTCTTTCAGGCCGATTGAGTTAGTCGAAGCTTCAATGAGAAGCTTTGCTTTCGGCAACTGTGGCGTTCTCATACCCTCTACCTCACGGTATAGAAAAACCAACTCCTCAGCTGTTTTCCCTTCAATATCCTGTGGAAATGGAGTCATTTCCAATGCCGCCAACGCCATCTTTCCAAAAGACGGAAAGACTTGAGTAAACTCTGGAAAATAGCGATCAAGCCAACGGACGATTCGATTTTTAATACTCGCTAAATCTTCCGTTAACTTTGAACGGAGAGTAGATCCGATACGAAGTTCAGCTTCTACCTCTTTTAACAAACGTGGATAACTAAAACGGCCATCCTTCAATAAGCGTGCGATGACCAACGCATCTTTTTTGTCGTTCTTTGTTTGTAAATTATCGTCCAGTTCCTTCGAACGTTTGACGTGCATTGGATTTACCATGACGAGTGGAATGCCATAGTTACCTAAGAAATAAGCCAAGTTCATCCAATAGTGGCCTGTAGGCTCAATTCCAACGATAACGTCTGTTTTCTTAGCTTCCTTCATGGTTTGACGAATCTTTTCATACAAACTTTCAAAGCCTTCTTTTGATTGATTTACTGCAAAGGATTTTTCAATCACACGCCCTCGTTCATCGACAAAGCACGCATAATGAACACGCTTGGCAATATCCATACCGACAACGAGTGTATTTTCAGTCACTTGATTAATTTTTTCATTGCATTTAAACTGCATAGAGAAGTCCTCCTAGTTAGCTGATGGGTCAATGGTCGTTGACACTCACATCATACTAGAGGGCTTTTTTTCTTTCAAGATGGCACAAATCCTTCAAACAGGAATGCTGCCCCGTCAGTTGAATATGAAATCCTTTTCTACTTTTGAAAAGTCACTCCATAAATCTATAACATTAACTTCATATTTCTCTTTTTTAACCTATTAACCATAAGTTCCAACTCGGTTTTCAAATTATTAATAAGATATTTCTTAATTTCTATGGTATTTGCAGTCTCCCATCTGTCACGTGGCATTCCTAAGTGGGCAATGTTTTATCACTTAATAGCACCTATTCTATTCGGGGTTGGTTAAAATCATCAGTCATCAACAACGTATTCTTCGATTCTGTTCAAAAGATCCGTAAAGCCGTTCAAGGTTTTATTTGTCATATCAATGAAACACCAGAAGCTACTATGAATCGGCTATGCATTCAATTCTAAAAGTTTTCCACCGGATATATATCCAAACTATTCTATTAAAACTGAATTTTCTTGAAATATATTTTATCTTATCCTATACTAGTAACGATTGAGATTGAGAGTTGAGGAGATGAAAAATACTGATGGATTTTTGAACGATTGATGTCACAAACAGAGACGGCAGCTTCAAATGACAAGTATCAATTTATATTCGGAGGGATGGGAACGAATTGAAGAAAAGGAAACACTGTTACAAGCGAATATTTAGTATTGTAGCAACATTACTTATGGTATTTTCATTACTATCACCAGGATTCGCGGATGCTGAATCAATAAAGCCATCAAACCGTTATGTAAATGATCACCAAACTGCTGCAAAGGTAAAGGTAAGCAATCGTTTACTGGAAACGTTTAAAAAAGATGATAAAGTAACTTTTTTAATCAAATTTAATGAAAAAGCAGATACAGCAAATGCTATAAAGCGGGCGAAAGCGATTGCGAAGCAAGAAAAATTAACGGCGAATAAAGAAGAGTTTATCCAACGCTCTGCAGTAGTATCTGAGTTAAAAGCTACTGCACACGTAGAGCAGCAAAACGTTTTAAAATATCTTAAACAAGAAGAACTTAAAGGGAATGTCGAATCTTTTAATTCCTATTTTATCGTCAATGGTATGGCTGTTACAGCAACGAAAGAGGTTGCAGAAAAGATAGCAACCTTTTCCGAAGTTGAAAAAGTACTGCCAAACGAAACAAGACAATTATTTGCTTCAACAACTAAAGAGGAAAGCCTTAATTCAAATCTAGCGAATGTAGAGTGGAACGCTGAGAGAGTTGGAGCTCCGGCTTTATGGGAAAAGGGAATCGACGGTTCAGGTGTTGTTGTAGCGAGTATTGATACCGGTGTTCAATTGGATCACCCCGCATTAAAGGAAAAGTATCGCGGCTATAATGCAGCAACCGGAGAAGTTGATCACGACTTTAATTGGTTTGATGCCACAGCCGGACAATCGAGTCCATATGATGATTTAGGACATGGAACACATGTGACTGGGACAATGGTCGGCAGTGAACCAGATGGATCTAACAAAATAGGTGTAGCACCTGGCGCAAAATGGATTGCTGTTAAGGCATTCTCGGAGACTAGCGGAAGTGATGCCAATCTATTGGCTGCAGCAGAGTGGATTTTAGCACCAACAGATGCAAATGGGAATACCCGCGTTGACATGGCACCTGATATTGTTAACAACTCATGGGGTGGCGGACCAGGTCTTGATGAATGGTATCGGGATGTAGTAAGAGAATGGAGAAATGCCGGGATATTTCCTACTTTCGCAGTTGGAAACACAGGCATGACTAATGATGGCGGACCTGGATCAGTCGCCAATCCAGCAAACTATCCCGAATCATTTGCAGTGGGAGCAACGGATAGTAATGATATCGTTGGAGACTTTTCATTACGCGGCCCTTCACCATATGGTGAAATAAAGCCTGATATTTCAGCGCCTGGAGCGAATATTCGTTCATCGATACCTCGCAGTGATTACGAAGGCGGTTGGAATGGATCATCGATGGCGGCCCCCGCTGTATCGGCAGTTGTAGCATTATTATATGAAGTAAATGCAAGTTTATCGGTTGATGAAATAGAAAAAATTTTAATAGAAACAGCAAAGCCTTTAACGGATAAGGAATATCCAGAATCACCAAATAACGGGTACGGCTATGGATTAGTCAATGCATACAATGCGGTATCTTCTATTAGTGATGGTCTAGGGACTTTGGAAGGAAAAGTGGTCCAAACGAATTTTGATTTGCCGATAAGCGGTAAAGTAAGCGTGCTTGAAAGTAGACAGTACATCAACACAAATCCTGAAAATGGCTCTTATAAACTCCCGCATGCTGCTGGTAAATTTACAGTTCAAGCCGAAGCATATGGATATCAATCTAAACAGCAATCAGTAACGTTTGAAAAAGATAAAGCTATACACGCAGATTTCACATTGAATGAAATCCCAAAAGGAACTATAAGTGGTGTGATTACCGATAAAATCTCGGGGGAAGTTGTTGAAGGTGTGACATTACTCCTTATGGAAGATGCCAATATTACACCTGTGGCTACGGATAGGGACGGTAAATATGAACTTACTGCTATTGAAGGAACTTATACGTTGAGAGCCATGAGAAGCGGCTATCACAGTCAAGATGTTGATATTACAATAAAAGGAAATGAACATGCGGTTGATATTGTTCTTGATCCTTTTTACACGTATCCTGGCGGCGAAATTGGCTACGATAATGGAAAAGTTGATAGTGGCAGTATGTATTTTGGCGGTGGAGCTGGCTGGGCAGTAAAAATGTCATTGCCAGAGAATAAGAAATCAGCGATTGTCACAGATGGTGTGTTTCACTTAAAGGATAAAAAATACTCAGAAACACATGGGACGGAATTTAATGTGGAAGTATGGGATGCCTCTGGGCGCGATGGGTTACCGGGTAAGAAACTTGCTGGCCCGATAGCCGCTGAAGCTGTATTGGATGACTGGACAGTAGTTGATTTAACCGATTACAATATCAAGGTTGATGGAGACTTTTATATGGTGTATGTCCAAACACTGAATTATCCGGAGGCACTTGGTTTAGCAACCGACAACGGTAATCCATATATGGAGAGAAGCTATCAATATCTTGATGGCGAATTTTATCCAGCATTTGTTGAAGACGGTAATTATATGATCCGTGCACGTGTTAGTTATGAAGTAGACAAGCCATCAATTACTTCGCCAAAACAGGATGAAGTATTCAAAGACGAAAACATCACGGTAGAAGGAACTGCCTCACCTTCAACAACGATTAAGCTGATGAATAATAATGAAGAAGTAGGTACTGCAAAAGTTGGCGATGAAGGCAAATTTTCAATCCCAATGAAAATTAAAGATGGTAAAAATAGTTTAACAGCAGTCTCCATGTTGAATGGGAAAATGACGGGAAAATCGAATCCTGTTATTGTTTCACTACTATCCAAGGATGTTGGTCCTGGCCCTGGACCTGGTCCGGTTGATCCTAAACCAGAAATACCACCAGCATTCACAGATATTACAAATACTTTCGCAAAAGATGAAATTAATAAGCTCGCAGCGAAGGGAATTATCCAAGGGAAAACGGGAACTACCTTTGCACCAAACGCACAAATTACGCGTGCAGAATTCACCGTATTACTTGCTCGCGCGCTAAACCTTCCGTTGAAGACGTACGAGGGCAAGTTTGAGGATGTGAACACAAGTAAAAAGTGGGCATTTGCAGGGATTGAAGCAGCCGCCAATGCAGGCATTGTGAACGGAATGAAGGATGGTAAATTTAATCCAGACGCTCCGATTAAACGTGAAGAAATCGCGGCAATGGTTGTAAGAGCAGTTGAGATTAAAGATAAAATAAAACTAGACAACCTAGAAAAACCAGCTAATTTTAAAGACCATCAATTAATTGGTGCATATGCAATTGATTCTGTCTATAAAGCAACTGCACTAGGTGTTATTAAAGGTAACGAAGGTCAGTTCAATCCTAAAAACAACGCAACACGTGCTGAAGCAGCAGTTATGCTCTATCGTACATTGGACACACTTAAACTACTAGACTGATTTGAAAAAGAAGAGCCGAGTAATTTCGGCTCATTTTTTAATGCACTCTAAAAAAGTACCGATATAATTAAAATCTAATACAATTAGAAATATTGATAATCACTGTATGCCATTAATATAGAAGAAACGTATGGCCAGTACAAATTCATGGTTTCCCCCTTATCAAACCGCACGTGCCCTATTTAGGCATACGGCTTACCAATATGTTACAACGAGGTTCTAGTGTGATGCATTTCAGGTATTTTGCATCTTGTGAATGCGGAGAGGCGAAAAATACTCTTCACTTTTCATTTTGAAGCGAAACTTGTCTTGATCATATTTTTGTTTTGCCTTGATTTTCTTCTCTTTTGCGAAATCATCGAGTGTTGTACCGTATGATTTGTTGAGGTACAACCATAGACAATGAAGCCTCATTTTATTCACCCTCCACAGTAATTCGACGAGTAGTAGTTATAGAAGTTTCAATACACCAAAGCATGATTTGAGTGCTTAACTTGTAAAAAACTCGCATATCCAGACACGTAATGGCGCGATTCGGTAATGGTTTCACAAATAATCCCCCTCGAAATAAGAACATTCGTTCTTACAGTGAGGGGGATTCTAATATTTGTCTAGTGAGTATGTCTTGCTTTTATCGGTAAATCATGGATATAGGTTTCAATTTCTTTTTGATCGAGCCGCCACCAATCACACCAATTTTGAGGGTTTTCATGATTTCATCAATGGTTGCCCCGGCATTTAAGCAGCCTTCCTGTGATAGCAAATGCATTCATCGCAGCGACTGATTATTGATATGGCTAATCCCATAATGGTGTACTTACCCTAACTGGCGTTTAAATACTTTAATGGCGAAGAAGTAAGCGATGACCATGATGCCGACGCACCAGGCAAGCGCAATCCAGATATCGTTGCCAACAGACCCTTCATACAAAAGGGCACGAATCGCATTCACGATTGAAGTCACGGGCTGGTTCTCAGCGAACGCACGGACAATTTTAGGCATGGTTTCGGTGGGGACAAAGGCCGAACTGATAAACGGTAGGAAAATCAGCGGGTACGAGTAGGCTGTCGCCCCTTCCATAGACCCCGCTGTCAATCCGGGAATGACCGCCAGCCATGTCAGCGCCAGTGTAAACAGCCCGAGTATCCCAGCTACCGCGAGCCAATCCAGGATATCCGCGCTGGAACGGAAGCCCATCAAGAGCGCGACGAGGATAACCACCACGATAGTTAGCGCATTGGAAACAAGCGAGGTCAACACGTGAGCCCACAATACCGACGAGCGCTTGATGGGCATGGTAATGAAACGCGACATCAGCCCGCTCTTTACATCCGTAAACAGCCGTACAGAAGTGTAAGCGACGCCGGATGCGATAGCCATCAGCAAGATTCCCGGCAATAAATAATTGACGTAGTTGTCCGTGCCTGTCTCTATCGCGCCGCCAAATACGTAGACAAACAGCAGCAGCATCATAATCGGCGTAATCGCCACCGTGATAATCGTATCCGGGCTGCGCATGATGTTGCGCATTAAACGTCCTAGTAATACCCCTGTTTTGCTTTTCATTTACATCTCCTCCTTTTTGCCGATGATCGCGAGGAAAATTTCCTCTAATGTCGGCTGCTTCTCGATGTACTCCACTTTCGCTGGCGGGAACATCTCCTTGAGTTCGGTAAGGGTACCGGTCGTGATGATTTTTCCGCCATGCAGGATGGCGATACGGTCCGCCAGTTGTTCGGCTTCCTCCAGGTACTGGGTCGTCAGCAAGATGGTCGTGCCGCCGCCGGCAAGCTCCTTGACGGTATCCCAGACTTCAATCCGCGCTTCGGGGTCAAGCCCTGTCGTAGGTTCGTCGAGAAAAATGACTGCTGGCGTCCCGATCAGGCTCATGGCGATGTCAAGCCGGCGCTTCATCCCGCCTGAATATTTGTCTGCCCGGCGGTTGGCCGCATCGGTCAGGCTGAATCTTGCAAGCAAATTGTCGGCGACTTGAGCGGGATTGGAAACTCCCCGCAACTTGGCGATCATCATCAGGTTTTCCCGCCCGGTGAGCATCCCGTCTAAAGCTGCGAACTGCCCTGTCAGGCTGATACTCTGGCGAACATGATCCGGTTGACGCTGGATGTCAAAGCCGCAAATACCTACTTCGCCGCCATCGGCCTTCATCAGCGTCGAGAGGATGTTGACTATCGTCGTCTTGCCCGCTCCATTTGAGCCCAGCAGTGCGAAAATTTCGCCACGCTGTACCTCAAAATCTACTCCCTTTAAGACTTCCTTGTCTTTAAAGGATTTTTTTAACCCTTTTACAGAAATCGCTGCATTGCTCATACTTTTTTCCTCCTTATAAAATACTCTTCTATTTAGTCTGACTGATAATCTGTATAACTTATTACTAGGTGAAAATATAACTGAATGGCGAATGTGGCAATTCACATTTGTAATCAGCTATTCAGTCGGTATTATCTATTGAATTTATTTTTTCCCAATCGCTTCATGATACTCTGATTCAAATCTTCACGATACTTGGCGACATAGGTTTTAGCGTTTGCCACTAGTTCGTCGGCAAAGGACGCCACGTCGTCCCCGGTGATTTCCAGCACTTGTCTGCCTTCCGCCGCACCGGCTTCGAACAACTCGATTAATTCGTACTGCATGTGCAGCATATCCATCCCGTTGCCCGCTGAGAAATTCCACATGTAGTTTTGAATTTTCTTAAATATAAACTGGTAGTCCTCTGGCAGGGCTTCAACCCGTGCCATCATCATCTTGTATTCTTTTTTATCACCAATCATTTTTTTGAACATTTCCATCATGTTATTTTTCCTCCTTTTTTATTAAGCTGAAAACAAGACACTCCAAAATATTGTACGGAATATCTTATGAAGCTAGATTGACTTTAAGACGTTGATTTTTGATGATACAAAATCCCATTTTCTCCAAAATAATTCAAGTTCCTGTCGGCCAGACTCATTAAGTGAGTAGAACTTGTGGGGCGGCCCCATATCTGACGGCTAGATTGCCTATACTCTTCTATTTAGTCTGACTGATAATCTGTATAACTTATTACCGGGTGAAAATATAACTGAATAGCGAAGGTGGTAATTCATATTTGTAACCAGCTATTCAGTCGGTATTATCTATTGAATTTATTTTTTCCCAATCGCTTCATGATACTCTGATTCAAATCTTCACGATACTTGGCGACATAGGTTTTAGCGTTTGCCACTAGTTCGTCGGCAAAGGACGCCACGTCGTCCCCAGTGATTTCCAGCACTTGTCTGCCATCCGCCGCGCCGGCTTCGAACAACTCGATTAATTCATACTGCATGTGCAGCATATCCATCCCGCTGCCCGCTGAGAAATTCCACATGTAGCTTTGAATTTTCTTAAATACAAACTGGTAGTCCTCTGGCAGGACTTCAACCCGTGCCATCATCATCTTGTATTCTTTTTTATCACCAATCATTTTTTTGAACATTTCCATCATGTTATTTTTCCTCCTTTTTTATAAAGCTGAACAAGACACTCCAAAATATCGTACGGATAATCTTATGAAGCTAGATTGACTTTAAGACGTTGATTTTTGATGATACAAAATCCCATTTTTTCCAAAACAATTCAAGTTCCTGGCGACCAGACTCATTTAGTGAGTAAAACTTTCGGGGCGGCCCCATATCTGACGGTTTCTTTTCTATGCTCACCAGTTTTTTCTTTTCTAATCGCACAAGGATGGTGTAGACCGTCCCTTCCACGACTTCAGTAAACCCAAGATCGTTCAGGCGGCGGGTAATCTCGTAGCCATAGGTTTCATGGCGGCTGATGATTTCCAGCACGCAGCCTTCCAGCGAACCCTTCAGCATTTCAGTTAAATTTTCCATGTTCAGTTCCTCCTCTATTTCGTCTGACTTATATTCAGTATAACTTAGTACTAAGGGGAGATTTTTACTGAATAGCTTTTGCGAAATCACGCTATTCAGTATTGCTTATTA from Paenisporosarcina sp. FSL H8-0542 encodes:
- a CDS encoding ABC transporter permease, whose amino-acid sequence is MKSKTGVLLGRLMRNIMRSPDTIITVAITPIMMLLLFVYVFGGAIETGTDNYVNYLLPGILLMAIASGVAYTSVRLFTDVKSGLMSRFITMPIKRSSVLWAHVLTSLVSNALTIVVVILVALLMGFRSSADILDWLAVAGILGLFTLALTWLAVIPGLTAGSMEGATAYSYPLIFLPFISSAFVPTETMPKIVRAFAENQPVTSIVNAIRALLYEGSVGNDIWIALAWCVGIMVIAYFFAIKVFKRQLG
- a CDS encoding ATP-binding cassette domain-containing protein, which encodes MSNAAISVKGLKKSFKDKEVLKGVDFEVQRGEIFALLGSNGAGKTTIVNILSTLMKADGGEVGICGFDIQRQPDHVRQSISLTGQFAALDGMLTGRENLMMIAKLRGVSNPAQVADNLLARFSLTDAANRRADKYSGGMKRRLDIAMSLIGTPAVIFLDEPTTGLDPEARIEVWDTVKELAGGGTTILLTTQYLEEAEQLADRIAILHGGKIITTGTLTELKEMFPPAKVEYIEKQPTLEEIFLAIIGKKEEM
- a CDS encoding DUF1048 domain-containing protein; this encodes MMEMFKKMIGDKKEYKMMMARVEVLPEDYQFVFKKIQSYMWNFSAGSGMDMLHMQYELIELFEAGAADGRQVLEITGDDVASFADELVANAKTYVAKYREDLNQSIMKRLGKNKFNR
- a CDS encoding PadR family transcriptional regulator encodes the protein MENLTEMLKGSLEGCVLEIISRHETYGYEITRRLNDLGFTEVVEGTVYTILVRLEKKKLVSIEKKPSDMGPPRKFYSLNESGRQELELFWKKWDFVSSKINVLKSI
- a CDS encoding DUF1048 domain-containing protein, producing MMEMFKKMIGDKKEYKMMMARVEALPEDYQFIFKKIQNYMWNFSAGNGMDMLHMQYELIELFEAGAAEGRQVLEITGDDVASFADELVANAKTYVAKYREDLNQSIMKRLGKNKFNR
- a CDS encoding IS110 family transposase — protein: MQFKCNEKINQVTENTLVVGMDIAKRVHYACFVDERGRVIEKSFAVNQSKEGFESLYEKIRQTMKEAKKTDVIVGIEPTGHYWMNLAYFLGNYGIPLVMVNPMHVKRSKELDDNLQTKNDKKDALVIARLLKDGRFSYPRLLKEVEAELRIGSTLRSKLTEDLASIKNRIVRWLDRYFPEFTQVFPSFGKMALAALEMTPFPQDIEGKTAEELVFLYREVEGMRTPQLPKAKLLIEASTNSIGLKEGEKMARHEIATLLRQYRLLETEIASVNNQLAEMAQTTMEYELLSSVPGLGDATIVDLLSEVGSFSLYENPRQLIKLAGLTLRENSSGQHKGQKHISKRGRKKLRYILFKVIVPLIRHNAAFKQLHEYYTTRKQNPLRGKQSMVVLCGKLLKVLHGICKKKVHFNEQYMMKDLYCLSEAA
- a CDS encoding S8 family serine peptidase, producing MKKRKHCYKRIFSIVATLLMVFSLLSPGFADAESIKPSNRYVNDHQTAAKVKVSNRLLETFKKDDKVTFLIKFNEKADTANAIKRAKAIAKQEKLTANKEEFIQRSAVVSELKATAHVEQQNVLKYLKQEELKGNVESFNSYFIVNGMAVTATKEVAEKIATFSEVEKVLPNETRQLFASTTKEESLNSNLANVEWNAERVGAPALWEKGIDGSGVVVASIDTGVQLDHPALKEKYRGYNAATGEVDHDFNWFDATAGQSSPYDDLGHGTHVTGTMVGSEPDGSNKIGVAPGAKWIAVKAFSETSGSDANLLAAAEWILAPTDANGNTRVDMAPDIVNNSWGGGPGLDEWYRDVVREWRNAGIFPTFAVGNTGMTNDGGPGSVANPANYPESFAVGATDSNDIVGDFSLRGPSPYGEIKPDISAPGANIRSSIPRSDYEGGWNGSSMAAPAVSAVVALLYEVNASLSVDEIEKILIETAKPLTDKEYPESPNNGYGYGLVNAYNAVSSISDGLGTLEGKVVQTNFDLPISGKVSVLESRQYINTNPENGSYKLPHAAGKFTVQAEAYGYQSKQQSVTFEKDKAIHADFTLNEIPKGTISGVITDKISGEVVEGVTLLLMEDANITPVATDRDGKYELTAIEGTYTLRAMRSGYHSQDVDITIKGNEHAVDIVLDPFYTYPGGEIGYDNGKVDSGSMYFGGGAGWAVKMSLPENKKSAIVTDGVFHLKDKKYSETHGTEFNVEVWDASGRDGLPGKKLAGPIAAEAVLDDWTVVDLTDYNIKVDGDFYMVYVQTLNYPEALGLATDNGNPYMERSYQYLDGEFYPAFVEDGNYMIRARVSYEVDKPSITSPKQDEVFKDENITVEGTASPSTTIKLMNNNEEVGTAKVGDEGKFSIPMKIKDGKNSLTAVSMLNGKMTGKSNPVIVSLLSKDVGPGPGPGPVDPKPEIPPAFTDITNTFAKDEINKLAAKGIIQGKTGTTFAPNAQITRAEFTVLLARALNLPLKTYEGKFEDVNTSKKWAFAGIEAAANAGIVNGMKDGKFNPDAPIKREEIAAMVVRAVEIKDKIKLDNLEKPANFKDHQLIGAYAIDSVYKATALGVIKGNEGQFNPKNNATRAEAAVMLYRTLDTLKLLD